A stretch of the Actinomyces qiguomingii genome encodes the following:
- a CDS encoding PucR family transcriptional regulator, translating to MDQLSAPAVTALRQAQNTIIEHSLDRISAAHPWYRTLSAASRDQIEKVARVGVTMFVDSVDESGGAVDPSGIFNVAPVALTGAVTLEQTLELVRTVVDVVEEEAPDVVPAAGHDAVRVRVLTFGRDVGFAVAKVYARVAEARGAWDARLESVAVDAMLHDSPDDAAARAGTAGWRGTGPAVAIVARTVLDALATSRLRHECRQHVQDCLVSVHGDSVIVVLGGAAKPAESSATASPHAELASAADRIAADLDGAVVIGPVVDGVAQAGHSLRSALAGLRALPGWSEAPNPCRADDLLPERLLAGDPLASEQIQALVTGPLREMGVLYEETVVTYLALGRSLEMTARTLFVHANTVRYRLGRVSKQIGWDATDARDGLVLHLAVIVGRLTAGPTQ from the coding sequence ATGGACCAGCTCAGCGCCCCGGCCGTCACGGCCCTGCGCCAGGCGCAGAACACGATTATCGAGCACTCCCTGGACCGCATCAGTGCGGCCCACCCGTGGTACCGCACACTGTCGGCGGCCTCGCGCGACCAGATCGAGAAGGTCGCGCGGGTGGGCGTGACGATGTTCGTGGATTCAGTGGACGAAAGTGGCGGGGCGGTGGACCCGTCCGGCATCTTCAATGTGGCGCCCGTCGCCCTGACCGGCGCGGTGACTCTTGAGCAGACCCTGGAGTTGGTACGCACCGTAGTCGACGTCGTGGAGGAGGAGGCGCCCGACGTCGTGCCCGCCGCGGGACATGACGCCGTCAGAGTGCGGGTACTTACCTTCGGCCGTGATGTGGGATTCGCCGTCGCCAAGGTGTATGCCAGGGTCGCCGAGGCCCGCGGCGCCTGGGACGCCCGGTTGGAATCAGTCGCCGTCGATGCCATGTTGCACGACTCCCCCGACGACGCCGCCGCCCGCGCTGGCACCGCGGGATGGCGCGGCACCGGTCCCGCGGTCGCGATTGTGGCACGCACGGTTCTCGACGCACTGGCCACCTCTCGGCTGCGCCATGAGTGTCGCCAGCACGTACAGGACTGCCTGGTCTCGGTGCATGGTGACTCCGTGATCGTCGTCCTCGGCGGTGCTGCAAAGCCGGCCGAGTCCTCCGCCACGGCGTCACCGCATGCCGAGCTGGCCTCCGCCGCCGACCGTATCGCAGCCGACCTGGACGGCGCAGTGGTGATCGGTCCGGTGGTCGACGGAGTTGCGCAGGCTGGTCACTCGCTGCGCTCTGCCTTGGCCGGTCTGCGTGCCCTGCCCGGCTGGTCCGAGGCCCCGAACCCATGTCGCGCCGATGATCTGCTGCCCGAGCGCCTGCTGGCCGGGGACCCCCTAGCGAGTGAGCAGATTCAGGCCCTGGTAACCGGACCGTTACGCGAAATGGGTGTCCTGTATGAGGAGACTGTCGTCACCTACCTGGCGCTGGGGCGCAGCCTGGAGATGACGGCGCGTACTCTGTTCGTCCACGCCAATACGGTCCGCTACCGGCTGGGCCGGGTGAGCAAGCAGATCGGCTGGGATGCCACCGACGCCCGCGACGGGCTGGTACTGCACCTGGCCGTGATCGTCGGTCGGCTCACTGCCGGCCCGACTCAGTAG
- a CDS encoding acyl carrier protein produces the protein MTDSPTDILAAVTQIVAEEAGVDTALVTPDSRFTEDLDIDSLGLLTIATQVEERFGITLDDALIPTLTTVGALVDLVGRNKR, from the coding sequence ATGACCGACTCCCCCACCGACATCCTCGCAGCAGTCACCCAGATCGTCGCCGAGGAGGCCGGCGTCGACACGGCACTGGTCACGCCCGACTCCCGGTTCACCGAGGATCTGGACATCGATTCCCTGGGCCTGCTCACAATCGCCACCCAGGTGGAGGAACGCTTCGGCATCACCCTCGACGATGCTCTGATCCCAACACTTACCACGGTCGGTGCCCTCGTGGACCTGGTTGGCCGCAACAAGCGCTGA
- a CDS encoding beta-ketoacyl-[acyl-carrier-protein] synthase family protein gives MVTGLGTINPLAGDAPRTWQALRAGQSAARGLTADWARDLPVRIAAPLAVEPADYLSAREHRRLDRASQCALLAAREAWTHAGAPTVKPERLAVSISPGIGPVGSVMSTWDDLRERGPRRVPPTAIPALMPNAPAAAVGLALGAQAGVHAPVSACASGAEAIAYGADLITLGRADIVVAGGTDASLHPMVVAAFAAMRALSTRNDDPATASRPFAPDRDGFVLGEGAGVLVLEAAEHAAARGARPLAVLAGAAVTADAYDAVRPDPDGRQQERALRLALERGGLCPGQVGHVNAHATSTGVGDAVEARVLARTVPGAAVSATKSATGHLLGGAGGLEAVLTVLALHERWLPPTLLPAGIDPAITELGLDVVGPQGRDVPGLEAAVSTSFGFGGHNAALAFTHLPNHRDR, from the coding sequence ATGGTGACGGGGCTCGGGACCATCAACCCGTTGGCGGGGGACGCACCCCGAACCTGGCAGGCGTTGCGTGCCGGGCAGTCGGCAGCGCGTGGGCTCACAGCCGACTGGGCGCGCGACCTGCCGGTGCGGATCGCCGCGCCGCTTGCTGTTGAACCCGCTGATTACCTATCCGCTCGGGAGCACCGCCGCCTGGACCGGGCCAGCCAATGCGCGCTGCTGGCCGCCCGTGAGGCATGGACGCATGCCGGCGCACCTACGGTCAAGCCGGAGCGATTGGCGGTGTCCATCTCGCCGGGAATCGGCCCGGTGGGGTCCGTCATGAGTACCTGGGATGATCTGCGCGAGCGCGGGCCGCGCCGTGTGCCGCCGACGGCGATTCCGGCACTGATGCCCAATGCACCGGCAGCAGCGGTGGGACTCGCGCTCGGCGCGCAGGCCGGCGTACACGCCCCGGTATCGGCGTGCGCCTCCGGCGCGGAGGCCATAGCCTACGGAGCGGACCTGATCACCCTGGGAAGAGCCGACATCGTCGTCGCCGGGGGCACGGACGCCTCCCTGCACCCTATGGTCGTAGCCGCCTTCGCCGCCATGCGAGCACTGTCGACACGAAATGACGACCCCGCCACCGCCTCCCGGCCCTTCGCCCCGGACCGGGACGGCTTCGTGCTCGGAGAGGGCGCCGGCGTGCTGGTGTTGGAGGCGGCGGAGCACGCCGCCGCTCGGGGCGCCCGCCCACTGGCAGTGCTGGCCGGCGCCGCCGTCACCGCTGACGCTTACGACGCCGTAAGACCAGACCCGGATGGTAGACAGCAGGAGCGAGCGCTGCGGCTGGCGTTGGAACGCGGTGGCCTGTGCCCCGGGCAGGTCGGTCATGTCAACGCTCACGCGACCTCCACCGGTGTTGGAGACGCCGTCGAGGCGCGCGTGCTAGCCCGCACCGTGCCCGGGGCGGCGGTCTCGGCGACTAAATCCGCAACCGGGCACCTGCTGGGCGGCGCCGGCGGCCTGGAGGCGGTGCTTACGGTGTTGGCTCTGCACGAGCGTTGGCTGCCGCCTACGCTGCTGCCAGCTGGCATCGATCCGGCCATCACAGAACTGGGCCTGGATGTGGTAGGTCCGCAGGGCCGGGACGTACCCGGCCTGGAGGCGGCTGTAAGTACGTCATTTGGCTTCGGCGGTCACAATGCGGCTCTGGCCTTCACCCATCTCCCCAACCACCGAGATCGGTAG
- a CDS encoding DUF3145 domain-containing protein: MNGAYTRGVFFVHSAPRALCPHIEWAMAEVLGSRVHLEWTEQPAAPGMMRAETSWVGRVGTGAQLTSALRGWANLRYEVTEEASPGYDGGRWSHTPDLGIFHAQTDVHGNVVVPEDRVRAALAHADQPAVMRRQLDLALGQAWDDELEPFRYAGAGAPVRWLHRVG, encoded by the coding sequence GTGAACGGTGCCTACACCCGCGGTGTGTTTTTTGTGCACTCTGCGCCCCGTGCCCTGTGCCCGCATATTGAGTGGGCCATGGCCGAGGTGCTGGGCAGTCGCGTCCACTTGGAGTGGACCGAGCAGCCCGCCGCTCCAGGGATGATGCGCGCCGAGACCAGCTGGGTAGGCCGTGTCGGCACCGGCGCGCAACTGACCAGTGCCCTGCGCGGCTGGGCGAATCTCCGTTATGAGGTCACCGAGGAGGCCTCGCCCGGCTACGACGGCGGGCGCTGGTCGCACACCCCCGACCTGGGCATCTTTCACGCCCAGACCGACGTTCACGGCAACGTGGTGGTTCCCGAGGATCGTGTGCGTGCCGCTCTAGCCCACGCCGACCAACCCGCCGTCATGCGCCGGCAGCTCGACCTGGCACTTGGGCAGGCCTGGGACGATGAGCTCGAGCCCTTCCGCTACGCCGGCGCCGGGGCTCCAGTGCGCTGGCTGCATCGAGTCGGCTGA
- a CDS encoding ion channel, producing MPAETKHSRQRLLSLWERATEWPLITAAVIFLIVYAWEVIADLQGPARRLPETVMNIVWAVFAVDYCVRFALASDRPHWFTHHLPDLAVVVLPMLRPLRLVRLLALIGVLRRSAGTALRGRITAYTAGSVALLSFVASLAVLDAERAAPGASITTFPDAVWWSLVTITTVGYGDLVPVTTVGRCTAILLMIGGVAVIGVVTATLASWIVSLVNEESQEQEAATQAQVTALQDQVSALSEQLRALTPSRTATASMHPGNNGTPAAGDRGSAGLPRLDSNQQPSD from the coding sequence ATGCCCGCTGAAACGAAACACTCTCGACAGCGGTTGTTGAGCCTGTGGGAACGTGCCACCGAATGGCCACTCATCACCGCCGCCGTCATCTTCCTCATCGTCTACGCCTGGGAGGTCATCGCGGATCTTCAGGGCCCTGCGCGTCGCCTCCCCGAGACGGTGATGAACATCGTGTGGGCCGTGTTCGCCGTGGACTACTGCGTGCGTTTCGCACTGGCCTCCGATCGGCCGCATTGGTTCACCCATCACTTGCCCGACCTCGCAGTGGTGGTGCTGCCCATGTTGCGACCGTTGCGGCTGGTTAGGTTGCTGGCACTGATCGGGGTCCTTCGCCGCAGCGCCGGAACCGCCCTGCGGGGACGCATCACCGCTTATACCGCCGGGAGCGTCGCACTGCTCTCTTTCGTGGCCTCACTGGCGGTATTGGATGCCGAACGGGCAGCGCCGGGCGCATCGATAACCACATTCCCGGACGCCGTGTGGTGGTCGCTGGTCACTATCACCACGGTCGGGTACGGCGACCTTGTACCTGTGACGACGGTCGGCCGATGCACCGCCATACTGCTCATGATCGGTGGCGTGGCCGTGATCGGCGTGGTCACCGCCACCCTCGCCTCCTGGATCGTCTCCCTGGTCAATGAGGAGAGCCAAGAACAGGAAGCGGCTACACAGGCGCAGGTGACCGCACTACAGGACCAGGTTTCGGCTCTTTCAGAGCAGTTGCGAGCATTGACGCCGTCGCGCACCGCCACGGCGAGCATGCACCCTGGAAACAACGGAACCCCGGCCGCTGGGGACCGGGGTTCGGCTGGGCTCCCGCGGTTGGACTCGAACCAACAACCGTCCGATTAA
- the def gene encoding peptide deformylase: protein MAYRDIRIIGDPVLRTVCDPITDIDDSVKALVEDLLQTVDEDGRAGLAANQIGVSLRAFSWHVDGEIGYILNPRIVELSEDEFQDGDEGCLSVPGLWFPTERAWYARAEGIDLDGKKVVVEGEELMGRCIQHECDHLDGRLYLDRLSRKNRAQAMRELRERGL from the coding sequence ATGGCTTACCGCGACATCCGCATAATCGGCGATCCGGTGCTGCGCACCGTTTGCGACCCGATCACCGACATCGACGACTCCGTCAAGGCATTGGTGGAGGACCTACTCCAGACCGTCGACGAGGACGGACGCGCAGGCCTGGCCGCCAATCAGATCGGAGTGAGTCTGCGCGCCTTCTCCTGGCATGTCGACGGAGAGATCGGCTACATCCTCAATCCGCGGATCGTTGAGTTGTCGGAGGACGAGTTCCAGGACGGCGACGAGGGCTGTCTGTCGGTGCCCGGCCTGTGGTTCCCCACCGAGCGCGCCTGGTATGCGCGCGCCGAGGGCATTGACCTGGACGGCAAGAAGGTAGTTGTGGAGGGCGAGGAGCTCATGGGACGCTGCATCCAGCACGAATGTGACCACCTTGACGGCCGCTTGTACCTGGATCGACTGTCCCGCAAGAATCGGGCACAGGCTATGCGAGAATTGCGCGAACGCGGCCTGTAG
- the dnaG gene encoding DNA primase encodes MAGLIKREDIDAVRERAKIEDVVGEHVTLKSAGVGALKGLCPFHDERTPSFNVRPQLGLWHCFGCGEGGDVFDFVQKINHLSFTEAVEYLAGRVGVQLRYEQGGAVKRGIEPGTRQRLLEANRLAEAWFQEQLATPAAQAGRDFLTGRGFDRSAAAHFGVGYAPEGWDNLANLLRSHGFTERELVESGLCGRGSSGRVYDRFRDRLVWPIHDVTGAPVGFGGRRLSDADKTVPKYLNTPETAIYHKGQVLYGIDLAKTEIARTHQIVVVEGYTDVMAAHLSGVPTAVATCGTAFGPDHVRIVRRLLGDAADPSAGVIAGNRVRGGEIIFTFDGDAAGQKAALRAYGEDQHFAAQTFVAVEPRGLDPCDLRMEEGPDAIPRLLGRRVPLFEFVIRASLANLNLDTAEGRVQGLRSAAPVVAGIRDRALKREYTRRLAGWLGLPESEAVGAVRAAERRGPRPGSSVIGAPGGDGVAEPIGQMMAEDRPGLPPVTDPVEKLERRALEVIVQAPQIAARIGADDINAVAFSVPIHRAVFEAIEAAGGAAQVDELVQHALSAGLAGPDAVKRATTRWLERVRAGAYGPVGAAVTELAVAPLPLPAPRGNREGEADPDAVERYVSGVLSALARTGINRRLTELRSRQRRMSPNDAGYREVFEEITGLENRRMQMARQA; translated from the coding sequence ATGGCGGGACTGATCAAGCGCGAGGACATCGATGCGGTGCGTGAGCGCGCCAAGATCGAGGACGTCGTCGGCGAGCACGTCACGCTCAAGAGCGCGGGCGTGGGCGCCTTGAAAGGGCTGTGCCCCTTCCACGATGAGCGCACCCCCTCCTTCAACGTACGTCCTCAACTGGGGCTGTGGCACTGCTTCGGTTGTGGTGAGGGTGGCGACGTCTTCGACTTCGTGCAGAAGATCAACCATCTGTCTTTCACCGAGGCAGTGGAGTACCTGGCTGGCCGCGTGGGCGTGCAGCTGCGATATGAACAGGGCGGCGCCGTCAAGCGGGGCATTGAGCCGGGGACCCGGCAGCGGCTGCTGGAGGCAAACCGTCTGGCCGAGGCCTGGTTCCAAGAGCAACTAGCCACGCCTGCCGCCCAGGCGGGCCGTGATTTCCTCACCGGCCGAGGCTTCGACCGCAGTGCCGCCGCCCACTTCGGCGTGGGCTACGCCCCGGAGGGCTGGGACAACCTGGCCAATCTGCTGCGTTCCCACGGTTTTACCGAGCGGGAGCTGGTTGAGTCAGGGCTGTGCGGGCGCGGCAGCTCCGGCCGCGTCTACGATCGCTTCCGGGATCGGCTGGTATGGCCCATCCATGACGTTACCGGAGCCCCGGTCGGCTTTGGCGGGCGTCGGCTGTCGGATGCGGACAAGACCGTTCCCAAATACCTCAACACCCCTGAGACAGCCATCTACCACAAGGGGCAGGTGCTGTACGGGATCGACCTGGCCAAGACGGAGATCGCCCGCACCCATCAGATCGTCGTCGTCGAGGGTTATACCGATGTCATGGCTGCGCATCTGTCCGGAGTACCCACTGCGGTGGCCACCTGCGGCACTGCCTTCGGTCCGGATCATGTGCGCATCGTGCGCCGTCTGCTGGGCGATGCCGCCGATCCCTCCGCCGGGGTGATCGCGGGTAACCGGGTTCGCGGCGGCGAGATCATCTTCACCTTCGACGGCGACGCCGCAGGTCAGAAGGCGGCCCTGCGTGCCTACGGGGAGGATCAGCACTTCGCCGCGCAGACTTTCGTAGCGGTTGAACCACGTGGACTGGATCCCTGCGATCTGCGCATGGAGGAGGGGCCTGATGCCATACCGCGCCTGCTCGGGCGGCGTGTGCCCCTATTCGAGTTCGTGATTCGCGCATCCCTGGCGAACCTGAACCTGGACACCGCCGAGGGGCGGGTGCAGGGACTGCGTTCAGCGGCGCCCGTAGTCGCCGGTATCCGTGACCGGGCCCTGAAACGGGAGTACACGAGACGTCTGGCGGGCTGGTTGGGACTGCCGGAGAGCGAGGCGGTCGGGGCTGTGCGGGCCGCCGAGCGGCGCGGCCCACGGCCCGGCAGCTCGGTTATCGGCGCTCCGGGTGGCGACGGCGTTGCCGAGCCGATCGGTCAGATGATGGCGGAGGATCGCCCCGGCCTGCCGCCGGTGACCGACCCGGTGGAGAAACTGGAGCGGCGGGCGCTGGAAGTGATTGTGCAAGCCCCCCAGATCGCCGCGCGCATCGGCGCGGACGACATCAACGCGGTCGCCTTCTCCGTACCGATCCACCGTGCCGTCTTTGAGGCCATCGAGGCGGCCGGCGGAGCCGCGCAGGTCGATGAGCTCGTGCAACACGCGTTAAGCGCGGGACTGGCCGGACCCGACGCCGTCAAGCGCGCCACCACCCGCTGGCTGGAGCGGGTGCGCGCCGGGGCCTACGGTCCGGTGGGTGCGGCGGTCACCGAACTCGCCGTCGCCCCGTTGCCACTGCCCGCCCCACGAGGCAACCGGGAAGGTGAGGCCGACCCGGACGCCGTCGAGCGCTACGTCTCCGGCGTACTGTCCGCCCTGGCCCGCACCGGTATCAATCGGCGACTGACGGAATTGCGTTCCCGCCAGCGGCGCATGAGCCCGAATGACGCCGGGTACCGGGAGGTCTTCGAGGAGATAACCGGCCTGGAGAACCGGCGTATGCAGATGGCCCGACAGGCATGA
- a CDS encoding deoxyguanosinetriphosphate triphosphohydrolase, translating to MSVSQEHPPGAVWPGVGGADEDTGDLIGYGATDVARFVPEPPKNPQRTPFERDRARILHSSALRRLGAKTQVLGPSSDDFVRTRLTHSLEVAQVGRALGQALGCDPDLVDAACLSHDLGHPPYGHNGEQALDVVAQSIGGFEGNAQTFRILTRLEPKTLDSTGRGVGVNLTRAGLDAVAKYPWTKGEGPGGPAGRSANKYSCYEQDREIFAWMRTDAPAGRRCLEAQIMDFSDDVGYSVHDVEDAIALFRMDPALLADSAEIVTLVDATRSWYGGSMSADTLGAAWERLVRQPFWIRSYSGALADAARLKNLTSQLIGRFISAVAGATREVFGYGPLTRYDADLVIPEQTAAEIMVLKGAAVRYVMAPREHEPVYLRQRTELFDLADVLLEAGGRHLEPVFAQAWNEAADDAGRLRAVVDQIASLTDTSAQAWHARLCGMLSAF from the coding sequence ATGTCCGTCTCACAAGAGCACCCCCCAGGCGCGGTGTGGCCCGGCGTGGGCGGCGCGGACGAGGACACCGGCGATCTGATCGGTTACGGCGCCACCGACGTGGCACGCTTCGTGCCCGAACCGCCCAAGAATCCCCAACGCACCCCCTTCGAGCGTGATCGGGCCCGAATACTTCACTCCTCCGCTCTGCGCCGCCTGGGCGCCAAGACCCAGGTGCTGGGGCCTTCCAGCGACGACTTTGTGCGCACCCGCCTGACCCACTCCCTGGAGGTCGCCCAGGTGGGTCGCGCCCTGGGCCAGGCACTGGGCTGCGATCCCGATCTGGTCGACGCCGCCTGCCTGTCCCACGACCTGGGCCACCCGCCCTACGGTCATAACGGGGAGCAGGCGCTGGATGTGGTGGCCCAGTCCATCGGGGGTTTCGAGGGCAATGCCCAGACCTTCCGCATCCTGACCCGCCTAGAGCCCAAGACGCTGGACTCCACCGGCCGCGGTGTGGGGGTGAACCTGACCCGGGCCGGCTTGGACGCCGTCGCCAAGTACCCCTGGACCAAGGGGGAGGGGCCGGGCGGCCCCGCCGGACGCTCCGCTAACAAATACAGCTGCTATGAGCAGGACCGTGAGATCTTCGCTTGGATGCGCACCGACGCCCCGGCGGGCCGCAGGTGCCTGGAGGCCCAGATCATGGACTTCTCCGATGATGTCGGCTATTCGGTCCACGACGTGGAGGACGCCATCGCCCTATTCAGAATGGATCCCGCCCTGCTGGCCGATAGCGCTGAGATCGTCACATTGGTGGATGCAACTCGCTCCTGGTACGGCGGCTCCATGAGCGCCGACACTCTCGGCGCGGCCTGGGAGCGACTGGTCCGCCAGCCGTTCTGGATCCGTTCTTACAGCGGGGCGCTCGCGGATGCGGCGCGATTGAAGAACCTGACCAGTCAGCTCATCGGCCGCTTCATCTCTGCCGTCGCAGGTGCCACCAGGGAGGTCTTCGGTTACGGGCCGCTGACCCGCTATGACGCAGACCTGGTCATCCCCGAGCAGACGGCCGCCGAGATCATGGTCCTGAAGGGTGCGGCGGTGCGCTACGTAATGGCGCCCCGTGAGCATGAGCCCGTGTATCTGCGTCAGCGCACCGAGTTGTTCGATCTGGCCGACGTCCTGCTCGAGGCGGGAGGCCGGCACCTGGAGCCCGTTTTCGCTCAGGCCTGGAACGAGGCGGCCGATGACGCCGGACGGTTGCGTGCCGTGGTGGACCAGATCGCCTCCCTGACGGACACCTCCGCACAGGCCTGGCATGCACGTCTGTGTGGAATGCTGTCCGCGTTCTAG
- a CDS encoding glycosidase has product MTTMTTLIHRAYAGPAQWWRNGLVYEIASPELGAEQLDGLGGICEHVVSLGFDAILLRPSRLATNSATTVFHRFAERAHEVGLRVIVRISGALGPVTGLYARQDNQIITGHERDYEGLVERSASFLAGGADGVDLGMIIPPEVSDESDLERLSEYFTAVQSLLAEYVPEGTLGADVSASYPDALRHHLQDDWLHHLRDDRLMLSRWDRESLTAAITGSLAEHDRFGAPPVWRYLPSYRLLDSVRPGDGNRWFETAPGPQLRRRALALQALVLALPGAVYLRQGDEIGMPDEDRPLDPLALAEVVNSLAASQGSEFGSPLATVRHATYVRREHNLAAAPFAFVEGLEWCPRDVLVALTRDVLVLVNTSPRALMLPEHAEVLLSSAALEQDGGSLIVPPTTTVWTGAATVA; this is encoded by the coding sequence GTGACCACCATGACGACGCTCATCCACCGCGCATACGCCGGTCCGGCACAGTGGTGGCGCAACGGGCTCGTGTATGAGATCGCCTCACCCGAGCTCGGCGCCGAGCAACTGGACGGCCTGGGCGGCATCTGCGAGCATGTCGTCTCCCTGGGCTTCGACGCCATCCTGCTGCGTCCCTCCCGGCTCGCCACCAACTCCGCCACGACGGTCTTCCACCGTTTCGCCGAGCGTGCCCACGAGGTGGGCCTACGCGTGATCGTCCGGATCTCCGGCGCCCTGGGCCCGGTGACGGGCTTGTACGCCCGCCAGGACAACCAGATCATCACCGGCCACGAGCGCGACTACGAAGGGCTGGTCGAACGGTCCGCGAGCTTCCTGGCCGGCGGTGCCGACGGCGTGGACCTGGGCATGATCATCCCGCCGGAGGTGTCGGATGAGTCCGACCTGGAGCGCCTCAGCGAGTACTTCACGGCCGTGCAGTCCCTACTGGCCGAGTACGTGCCCGAGGGCACACTCGGTGCCGATGTGTCGGCCAGCTACCCTGACGCACTGCGCCACCATTTGCAGGACGACTGGCTGCATCACCTGCGCGATGATCGCCTCATGCTCTCCCGCTGGGATCGGGAGTCACTCACCGCTGCCATCACGGGCTCACTGGCGGAGCACGACCGTTTCGGCGCCCCTCCCGTGTGGCGCTATCTACCCAGCTACCGTCTGTTGGACTCGGTGAGGCCCGGTGACGGGAATCGCTGGTTCGAGACCGCCCCCGGCCCACAGCTGCGCCGACGCGCCTTGGCCCTGCAGGCTCTTGTGCTGGCGCTGCCCGGCGCCGTCTATCTGCGCCAGGGGGATGAGATCGGCATGCCGGACGAGGACAGGCCGCTAGACCCGTTGGCACTGGCCGAGGTCGTTAATTCCCTGGCTGCCTCCCAGGGCTCCGAGTTCGGCTCTCCACTGGCCACCGTCCGCCATGCCACCTACGTGCGTCGTGAGCATAACCTGGCGGCAGCGCCCTTCGCCTTTGTCGAGGGGCTGGAGTGGTGCCCTCGGGACGTGCTGGTGGCGTTGACTCGGGATGTACTGGTGCTGGTCAACACCTCGCCGCGGGCGCTGATGCTGCCCGAACACGCCGAGGTGCTGCTGTCCTCGGCAGCTTTGGAACAGGATGGCGGCAGCCTGATAGTGCCGCCGACAACCACGGTGTGGACCGGAGCTGCCACTGTTGCCTGA